CAAGTTCTCCTTGCTAAGTTTTAATGTAAAAGTTTTCCGGCTCCATCCATAAAATTAACGGCAACACATTTTATCGCGTTGACGCAGGACGCCATTATCATCCACTGGAATTTGTGTGACATTAGGGCCGCCGTgtgtttaaaatgcaaattttgaagcgAGCGTGCCGTGTGAAGGGAATAAAAGGTGCATATGTACGTTCGGGCGCGACGCGTGAGCTTTATTATTGCGCCTTTCATACCTGTCTGCATGCgaggatatttattttgttatttctgaAAGTCAACAATGCAGATATTCTTTCGCACGGTATGCTAATTAACGAGTGGTCGCACTGATAATCTCATACACTTTGTTTTGCGAAATCCCTAAGCGTGTAAATGAAAATCTAGTTAATAGCTATTTTGCCGATgcatttccataattttatcATCAATCTAGATTAGTTCACCTGTTATTATCGCTGTTTTACTGCTTTTTAACTATCATTGTAAAACATAGCAAAAACCATTAAAACATTCTGCAGTTAGAAGTCCTAAAAGTCCTAgcttaatataaatattctaattaaCTTGAAAACGACTGAAGCATTGTTTTGGTTGGACTTCTCGTGGCGATAAAAACAGCGGAGAACGTGCGCCTAATCGCTATTTCGGTCCACTATTTTGTCTTGTTATTTAGAAGTGCGCCGTGGGACATGTGGCCAGCAgtcatttgtaaaaatatctcgCTGTTCCCCTTGCGCCCAATTTGGCAGCAACGAACAAAAACAATGAGGATGGTGCCTGGTGAGTACTTTCTGGCCAAAATAGCTGGATCACTCCCAGCCACCTAAAAAGGCAACGCCCGCAATCTGTGTCTACTGATTATAACAAAAACTGTATATTTGATGCTGCGCAAAATGTTACTAagttaaatggaaaaaagatttgaatttgtataatcacattcaaataaaaaatctgattagGCGTGAGAATGctttaatttaggaaaataaaattgatttcaatatatgcgaattcaaattaaaaatatgtattatttgagCTAAACAGAAGAGAATATGACGATGGAttgacttaaatttttaatcactttgttgtgttgattgttttttttataattggtgCTCAAAATTAAACGTTAAAATTGGTAAACATAAACTAAATTTCAAGGTTAATACGATTTTAACGGtcctatatttaaaaaccataagctgttataattaaaaatttaagcctTTTTCTATACAAATTTCTCATACGAAAATCAATCGTTATTTATTGAGTATGTATCGTATATATTAAAACTTGAAATGAATCACATTCAATTTAGAGTTATGTCATATTTATtgaagattaaataaattatttacaacaaCCAAGTTGAAGAGCACGAAAAGAGCAGGGTTCAATCGTCAATTAAAACAACACCGTGAAGGGTGACAAGAGACAAAAAGTGCGGATCAGTTCACGCGAGCAAGGAAAGGGCTCACCTGTGTGCCTCCCCGGCCGACTAGACGGTGGTGGTTGGTGTGCGAATTCTCTGTGCAACACGCACGTAGTAAAAGATCTAATATCCCGGCTGGTATATCGCACGCCGCCGTGTTTTGCAGGCAATCACGCAGACGAGTGAGCGAGTGTCGTTCGGAGAGTTGGGATCACGTTCTCATCGTGACCGCTCGCCTGCGTGAATCTTACTGACAAAGTCGGCCTCTGGCTCGGctttgtattttgaaaacacAATCGGTGTGATCTGGCTCGCAGGCTTCGTCCAATGGAAGTGGAGCCGTACACGAGAGGCGTGCGCAGCCCGGACGACGCAACGGCTACGGCACCTCTAACGATCAACCCACGGCTCCGGCAATCGATATTCGGCCTCCAGCTAAGCATTCGACCGACACACTCGGTCGAAAGCCGTCAAAGAGGCTGCATCTTTGGCAAGCTGGTTCATTGAGCCACCCTTTGCCAAAagtcatttcaaaattagggTTTTTGCAGGGCCAGTGCTCGTGGGGCCGATTTTGACTCGGCACACCGTTTTCCCGCCGTACGTCTAAAGCCTCGTCATTGGACAGCAAGTTGGACCCTGACATAGTTTCCAAACCCAACGCAACGCTGCGCTTCAATGCAGCGATGGAATAATTCGCAGCATACTCCAAGGGTACCTGAAATTagtttattgttaaaaatgtttgagtTTTTCCTAGTTCAAATTACTCAAAACTAAAACACaactttttatgatttttctcgtcttcataataaaaaatacttaaagaGTTTACTTCTATCGCTAAGCATATAGAAATGTATGTCTTATATTGTATTtctattttggtttaaaaggTCAAAATGACGTTATATAATGATCGATTGAGGTTATAACTGTgtaattatcttttaaaatattttaaattaaagttaatacGTTTTGAATAAATCCTACAATGCAAGTGTAAATAtggcgaaatttttaaaaagcataaaaatgttttaagtaaaaaaatgatttgccTAGTTGACAtgtttttgctattaaaacaatttcttttgttgATAAGCtcgtcaattttatttggatgATTGTGCATTAAATCACtcaatcatttgaaaaaacagTTTCTTACCTTAAACTGAACATTTAGATTTCTATTTGCAATAAATGTAATCccttataattattttaactttatagGCAGCAAAATGTGTATCCAAAAAATCCACCCGTGTTTCCAAACTGCACAACGTTCAATGGGCTATTAggatttgttaaatattttcttacatcagttaattattgttcttattaaaaattaaacataacgcgtaaagtgaaaaatgttgGTTCATTATATCAGCCAGCATACACGATTTAACAATATAAAgatacaattatttatatagCACAGTATTGAAGAAAAGTAAGCGTAATAGTAatagtaataaaaatgttaaattttgatcatatCAGTTGCTTGGTGGTCtgacttttgtttttgttaagttgaaaaatagcagtacacagaaaaatattactaGCTGCTCAGACGAAATTTACTGAGAGAAAGAATTAATAGAAGCATATATGATCGTTTTaggttttgatttgaatgCATCACATAGTATACATTCAATTttacatgcaaatttttgcggcacttacaaaattttagcGGTTATTGATATGAGATCACATTAATGTCATTTTATTCCCTGTAAATATGCCACTTCAAACgttctgtaaaaatatatacacacgTCGTTGACAAGAAAAGGGACTCGATTGGAAATAGGATATGCAGCATTCCAAAATTCATAAAGCGTAACGCATGTGTTTGTGTGGAGTCAACAAGGTTTTGCATTCAATGCAGATATTAACAAATTTGAGGAACTGTGCTCATGGTTTCCAACCACCCACGCAAACCAGTGAAGAATTACACACTTGAGAATGAAACTATGATTTAGCTGAGGCTTATTGCGGCATGTGAACCATTCTCcagcattttgcatttcatttgttCCAGCGGCATGGCTTATAAAATAAGTGATGCTTGATGTGTAGCTGCCAAAATCACTCAAATTGCTTCAGTTTGCACAAAAACTGACAATATAAATGACTTGTGCCTTAATCGTGACTTTTGAGTTAAATgggcaaattaaaaaccaaaatagtAAATTGGACTAGATTGAAATCATAAAAGTACCCACCAAACAATAGCCCtaaggaaatatttcaaacatctACCAAGTACCATGTGTATAATTTTCGGTACACCATCTGCTTGAGCTCATAATTCAAACTGTTGAGCCCATCAGACTTAAAACGGTCTCCCCCAGAATTGAGTTTTTCGAGCCGAGACTGGCTTGGCACCTCCTTTTTGTGGCTCAACATGTAATAACGGGCCACGGGAGGCTCAAAACGGTCAATTTGCATACCCTGTTCAACAATGCGGTTATGGAAGTCGTCATCTTCGCCACCCCAGCCGTAAAAAACATTGGAAAAACCATTCACAGACTCGAACTGCTCCTTCGTAATGGCGACAGCACCACCAAAGATACTTGAATAAGGCAAATTGTATCGAAACGTGTTCACGCTGACCGTCATGTGTCTGGGATTGGTTGAGCAGGCGTAAATGTTGGACAGCTTCTGGGGCAGCAGGTCGACGTCGTGGAAGACGAAACACTCACTTTGGCGATCAGCCTTTAGAGACTCGGCGAATCCAACGTTAAACAGTTTGGCTCGGTTGAATGGGGTGTTGGCCACCTGCTCGACCACTACAATGTGGTAGTCGATCATTTGCCTCTGTAGGAACGCGTGCATGAAGTTTAGGAAGGTATCCAGGTGCTCGCGCCGGTCCCTgacaatgttaaaaaaatatttagcatatTCCTCTATGATGACAGGTTATCATTTACTAAGAAAAAACATATCTACAGCATAAATTAAGTCATCGTCTTGAGAAAACATGCTAAAAAGGCACCtattttcgttaaaaatagCTATTATTTTGTTCACCTGTATGGTATAATGATTGTTGTCTCGTATTGAGCCTTGCAGTCTTTTGGGGACCACTTCCCGTTCTCCACGGCCTCGAGGTCAGCTTCCTCCGCCCACGTTGGGTACAGCAAAACATCATCCTCGTCAGATATGCTAAAATTGCATAGATTCGGTCCAAATTGATGAGGGACTAGATTCTTCTTAATGTCTTCTTTGTAAATGCGTGGGTACGTCTCCGAAGCGAATCGGCCGGGAtgaatcaaataaacaaagatGCCGATGACTGCCATCCATCGTAGTAGTTGGATGATTTTTCTCCAGAGATAGCTGCGACTCAGAGCCATGTTTTCTTGATTGCTCAATATCCTCGAGTGCCGATGATAACAACACTCCTTCACTCATAGTAAATACAAAGTCTGTAAATGTATGAACATTTGATATGAATTAATAACATGATCAACatgaacaaacaaaatgacttacaaacattttaattcataacaGCATTCTTTCCTTGATTGGTACATCTTGGTTatgtatgaaaatatttcgttgtgacaataaaatgtgtaaaatatatattataaccCTCAGATTTGAAACAcagataaattattgcttcTCTTCAAATCGATTAATGCTTCCTGTGTCCCAAGCTGGTCCCAAGTCCAAATCGACCAAATCGTCTCTGGTTCTGCAATCTTATCTCGGGTAATATTTGTTTACAAATGCAGCACATTCACAAAATATCATGCGCGATCATGCGTCAGCAGTCCAATtcattaatatgtattttagtCTTGTAGTATGGTGTGATCTTCTGGCTATTCCGCTCCTGCCTGCGcagtacaaaaaaataaataatattaaccgATTGtggtattttttgtttgtatgtACATAGCTAATTTAGTATTATGAGTAATATGAACTTTTATTGCTAATGACCACACTGtatgtataaattatttatcatatcaaattgaaaattaatagagATCAAAAACTATGTACATACTTGTATGTAATGTAtttgattggaaatttaatcaaaattgtttagaTTTACGACTTACAATTGGAGCGATTGTTGAACCGATCAATTAAACTAACCGCGGTTTCATTAGTAAACAAGGCATCAAAAAATCGTCTACATTCAAAGAATGTAAATCTTAAATTTCGCGCCATCGCGTTGAGTCACATGGTGCAGCCGTGTTTTGTCATTGAGTTTCACTCTCGGTGCCCCTTGGtggcgctgctgctgttgctgctctcCTCGTCGTCGGCCATTTCTAAACCGCACACAGCAATCGGCGGCgtgtttttagttaaaatcgaaaatgaaGGCGAAAGGACAGGTATACCTTAATTTACTTAAACTAAATTTGCTACTTGTTTTTCGCTCGGTAAAATAAGCCTCAAATATTGTGGCCTGCGTCTGAATTGCACAGTGAAACGGCGGCCGAAATTGTTGACAATCCCATAACACGTGTACCGCACGACTTACCCTATGCTGATGATGATGGGACTCAgctaaaataatcatttgctTGACTCTTTGTTCCTCAAATGTGATAAACTGAccctatttttattattccagcTGAAGGAATACGAGGTGATCGGCAGGAAACTGCCCACCGCCAAGGAGACGACAACCCCTCTGTACAAAATGAGGATTTTCGCCCCTGATGCCATCGTGGCCAAATCGCGTTTCTGGTATTTCCTCCGCCAGCTCCGCAAGTTCAAGAGCTCCACTGGTGAAATCGTCAGCATCAAGGAGGTGAGATTTTTGCTCGACCCTCACATTTACACCCTTTAAATTCCTCTCAACGCTTGGCTTGTCTGCTGAGGTCACTCCTAAGTACCCCAATCTActtttaacattaaatatcatatttttacgTTTATCTTTAGATCCCTGAGAAGTCGCCGACCAAGATTAAGAACTTCGGCATCTGGCTGCGTTATGACTCTCGCTCAGGCACCCACAACATGTACCGCGAGTACAGAGACCTTAGCGTCTCAGGAGCCGTCACCATGTGCTACCGTGACATGGGAGCTAGACATCGTGCTCGTGCCCATTCCATTCAGGTATATATTTCCTAGCAAAGGAATGAACATTTCTCGCaagaaatcattttgattttggtcCACTATTACTCTGAAAAAGATTTGAGTCAATTTTGCGATAAATCTGGTTGATACAGTCGTCGCTGCAAAATCTTGTTGCTGAcctcctttttatattttaatttttgtgcccCCGAGATTGAATGTTCATACAAAATTACTCTCAATTAACTTGGGCCTTGAAAAGGATTACTAATGTTTTGTTGGTTATTTCAGATCATCAAGGTCGAGCAGGTTATTTCGAAAGAAACCAGGCGTCCCCAGATCAAGCAGTTCCACGACTCAGGAATCCGCTTCCCTCTGCCCAAGAGAATCGGACAGAAGACCACCCTTCCCAGATTTTCCATCAGGCGTCCTCGCACTTATTTCTTGTAAATCTGAATTCTTTCTGGTTTATAGTAAGTAATAAAGTgcgctgattttcttttgggaaaattattttttgctttaaactCACTGCCACCTCAACACTTATAATTTAGGGTTATGAAATTCTGGCGTGTTTATGTAGAGTCCAACCCACCCGTTACCCATGGGTTTAACCGGCGTGtttttaaatcatgattttattaCGTCCCAATGCTGACCAATCTAATATTAAATCTTCAAAAAtcgctaaatatttttaagttaatttagtTTATGCGTTCagtattaatataaattggaaatggaatatttatatcttttcattaatattctATTGTTTGGAATCTTGTAAAATTACATCTATCTGATAATTTAtctgaattgaaatttggaaCTCTGCTTTTACAATACGGTACCAAAATAGaaagttataaattaatccaaatGCATTTGAGGTTTCATTAATGTAGTGCCTGATCTTATCTAGTGGTAACCTCTTCTAgaagttttaactttttatcgcatttttaaacaaaaggcCTTTACTTGAACCAAATTTTCCTATAATCTAgacaaaaatgattgaaaatgaaaGCACTAATGAATCTCGACCAAACTTTTTAAGAATCAAGTATATACTAGGCCCTACTTGAGTGTGGTATCTAAAGTTGAGAATAGGATTGCTAGATATCTGAAGTAAACTTCTGGCTGCCAATGccttattttctaaaaatttatttaaaggtaATGATTCTTAAATGAAATACATGTGTTACTTTTTCCCattgatttatatattttgcagtTCTGACCtctaaatacaaaaatgataGTGGTGCTTTGGTTTGTTATGTCTACTAGTTTAACAAGTATTGCCATcaatgcatttcaaaaatcaatataacaCAACATAGTAAAGAGGATTATTTTCCGCAGCTAGTACGAAAAGAACgaaccaaaaatataatttaaaatgataacaGCACAGCTCGCTTACGGTCAAATTAAGATGTGGGACAGCCGGACAGTTTGAGGGTTGTTATTTACTCTAATAACAGTTATTATAATAGAAGAGCCCATATACACAAACCTACTGAGATTCTTAGATTGTTCACAGAGAGAAGGAGCAGATTTTTGCGGACTTGATAGTCTGATgtctataattatatttttaccctGCTGATTGAGGAAAGCAGAAGAGTGAAAGAGCAAGTTTGTCAAGGAGAAATCTTGATTTATAAGAGAAACTGAAATTGGTTCTCCAGATTTTGATGTGTAGATTTCCCCTTGAGGTGAAAAGTAGTGATCCGGGGTCTCTTGTAAATAATCATACAGCATGTATATATATCAAACAGTCGTATAGCAATGAGAATGATATGagaatattttccaaagtGATCATCTACAAAAATATGAGAGCTTTTTAGAAATTGCGCACGTGGTTCTCATTCATATAGAGTTTTATTTGTGAGAGTAAAAGTAGTAAACTCGCTTTTTGCATCTTGACCAGACCAAGTAGCTCACggtaattttgcaattttaaaaacgagaATTTTTCCACGGCTCTTGGTCGGCcgtattattaaattacgaTCAATTGTCCTTCTGGAAAGAAATCGCGACCACCTGGCGAGGCGTTAATAAGAGGACAGGTGCCTCACGAAGAGTCGAGAAGCCAAGGGTGGCGGAGACACTCAGCAGCGGTTGCCCTTTCGTCAGGGTCGAAAGCAAGCATCGGTAGCAGGAAACTGGCAAACTGCTGGGCGGCTGATTGGTCCCATTCGTACTTTTCGGTCAGCACGTCAAGCAGGCGCCATGGCTTCAATTTTGTGATGTGCCGGAGATCTCCTATAGGCACGAAATATTCATTCTATTAATGGTGGCTTCTACGCTGTTTTTCGttttgctaatattttcacaaataaaaagcctctttaatttaattccctttAGAGCCATGAAAAGTTCTATATTAAAACCGGTTTCAGAcgggctaaaaataaatttaaaaaattaaatttgccgaaaaaatcttaattgatGGAACTTTTTAGCTTTCACTTATTTTTACAgagtatatatatttcaaactttgatCAAATCTTAcgccaaaattgattttttaaataagcttGTTTGTgttaagtatttaaaaattatcgtaaagtttttcataatttgaacTGTTTTAACTATAACCAAAATCCttgccttttttattgaaaaactcTCTTGAGTATTTTCCGCCAAAAATGATGTGCTCTGGAATAATTCCAAGCAGTTCCATGATGTGTGCTAGGTGATCCTCGTCTCGCGAGTAATCATCGCCCGAGTGTGGCTCGAAAAGAAAATCTCCGGTAACCAGCTCAAAAGCCTATTTGAATACGAACGTCGTAAATTATATCGAGGAAAATCAATAGCTATTGATTGCTGACCATGCATGCCGTGCTCCAAATATCAGCGGGGGTGCTGTAGCCAGAGCCTAACAAAACCTCCAAACTGCGGTACTGCCTCGTTTGAATGTCTTCAGTGAAATGGTGATCCTACGAGAAGAATGAAGTGAAATCAATTCTTATTTGGTATAAATAACAACATGTGGCAATCATTATCAGACCAATATACATATAAAGttatataatattcaatttttttatgacaTTGCAGTTTTCTGAATTTGCTTTTAGTGGATATATCTGCATGTGATTTATTTCTCCAGAattgtttctattttcaataaattatttaagtaaaaacgATGACCAaatcaagcagaaaattttagaaCTATATCtactaatataaaatataccaataaaaaatcaatctcacCACCCAGCAAGCGTTTCCAAGGTCTGCGATTTTGACTCTAACGTCACACGCCTCGAAAGCGGGGTCAGGATGGGCGATGATGTGCGACCTGTGGTCAGGACAGGACGCCACCCTTCGGAATGTGTTGTCTGAAAAAATTCGTTTGATTTGGTTcttaacttaatatttttctccttttgtCTGACCTGTGTGGCCTTCAGGAAGCAGCGTGTTGGGCAGTTTAGTGTCCTCCATGGCTTGGCTCTCGCTGCGGTTCAGCGGGATGCGCTCCCTGGCCGTCGCGTGCCCGTTGCACAGCTCTGCGGGATTCTCTTGGTTCGGAGCGCAAGCTACCACCTCGGCGTGCTCCATTTCTGCGAAACTCCGCCTATTTTCCAAGCCTATAACTGATCAATTATCGACAAATCACAACGCTCATCAGAATACTGaagaaatatgttttattttttcacaaattgaaGTTAGAATTTTTACGAACTTGAGCAGCTTGATAAGGAAAGAATATGCTTCAAGAAAAATGTCCAGATTTTTGCTTCGCAATTATTCcaatgatttcaaatttttttagatcatttttagagatcattaattttatgggaaaattttaatcagcatGTCGGAATGTGCTGATTCAAAACCTCCACACAATTTTTGCCGAtccaatgaatttattttctccacgACTGGAGAGGTACTTACAATTCTTCAGCTTGCGACCGTCCGAGCTGTCCGACGAGCCCTGAATGAGCGACCTAACAGATGATATGATGGCCCCGGCGCTGATGCTGGAGCTGAGCAGTCTTTCGCTGGGCAACTCCCAGGAGGTGAGCGCGCCGagggcgctgctgctgcggtcAGACAATCGGTCGCTGATGCCGCCGTTGTCCGACTCGCAGTCGCCCTCGGAACCGGTGCCCCGCATCTCTTGCTCCACCAGTGAGCACTGGCCCTTGGGCCTCCGCTTCAGTTTTTTCCGCCTCAGGGTGGCCCGCTGGAAAGGCAGACGCGCCGGCGGCGTTAGCATGCCGCTCTCCACCACCGACACGGCTGACACGCTGAGCTTCTCCTCTTTCAGGGTCGGCGCCGTGCATACTGCGGATCGaagacaaaaatgaataaattttaagacgGTTTGATCTTTCCTTAACTAAACACTCCTTCCTAAATtatggaaagaaaaaataagggAATAAATCAGAAATCACAAAGTcctttaaaacttaaaaacttaaattatttttacacacgcacaaaaatattttgaaaaataaatatttatataattggttggagaagtaaaaaaaattgatttcttctACTATAGAGATCTatcaatttcaaagcaaattaacgctctttaaatttacagccttaattaattaaggatTTCTCTACCTCGTTTggcccaaaattaaaataacataatattgTATTAAATACTTGCCTAGAGATCCAGGCAGCTTGAGTCCCATCTTCTGCCACTGCGTCGCATCCGAAGCCAACTTTTGAATATAGCTGTGCGAGACGCAGAGCAAAATGTTCTCTGGCTTGATATCTGTGTGGATTATCCTGCATTTGGTGTGCAAATAGTCCAAACCCTCAAGCACCTGTTGATGCCAAGTACGCGTTCAAGGAAAGCTAGGATATTTATTTGTGCTCGCCCTCACCTGTCTGATGATGGCCTTTACGTTCGGCAGCGGAATACCCTGGTAGTTGCTCCTGATGATCAGCTTCAGCAAATTTGAGCCCAGCACTTCGAAAACCATGCAAACGTGGGTGCCGTTGACCCCAGAGATCTTGAAGTCGTCCAGCAGAGCCACCGTTTTGTCTTTTTTCGGATCACTCGCGTCACTGTCACGCACCTGGGAAGAAACGGAAACCTCATCAGCCTATGAAATTAATACCAAGCAAGTTGTTAcaaaagtgagaaaaatttccGAGGTCAAAAAGGAGCGAATGCAAACTTTGTTCAATGGatataagttaaaaaattaaactctgtGAGTAAAATAACAAAGCAATTTATTAAGTAGATGAAtatcagaaatttttgtttctgaagatgcaaaaatatattagctTTAAGAAAATgtagttaatatttttgaatgcattgcaaaaatcgtcaaaatcgGTGCAAATTGAAATCGGCAAAGTATTTGTGTGGTTAAGTTTAGaggcaagatttttttatcaaaaaattctttCCAGTCACACCCAAAAATTTcgaagaaaaatcattttcttcttaCACATTTGAGCAATTTGATTTCGTCCAGGGCGGTCTCTGTATAGTGGGAGGCGCTCTTCACCACCTTGAGGGCCACAAACTGCTTTGCTCTGCAATCAAGATAGGAACAAAGACAGTCAGGAGCGTTTTCTAGGCCACTGATCGACACAATCTGTCGATTGGTGTGGCTGGATGCATGGAGTGCTCACATCAGATCCCAGCAAAGCCAGACGGTCGAGAAATGGCCCCAGCCAAGTTTGCGCACCACGTGGTACCTGCCGTGGAAGAGGTCGCCGATTGACACCGGGTGGTACCCACCTGCCACATATCAATGCAAATTGAGTAAATACGCAAATTTCAACTGCCCAGAGTTCCAGCACCTATACCTTTGCAGTAGTCTTTTGGGTCTTCCTGTTCGTCGTCCTCGGAGTTGTGTATCACATCTTCGTCTTCGTCCGTCTTCTCTGTCGACTTCCATGGCTCTGACctatttaaacataaatacGACATTTGCCTctgttaaaatatgtttttaaacaattttaagtaatcaaaaatgcgcaaaataaatttttacgttttagAAATCTATTAAGAAGACATGCTGATATTGAGTTACTTTTAGCAAGCGTTTAAAGTGCATTGTGTCAGTTAAATactttgataattttgatttagactttaaatcattttatttcatatatttatttgaaatcaaatccCAGTACTACGAATGCTATTTTACTACGTGGCACAAATATCTTTATTAGTACATCAAATTAAATGTGGCAttttttgataacaaaaaatggtAATCCAGCTATGTGCAATTTCACTGGTGCACAGGGTGCAGTTCAAGCCCGGACTTCGATATGCTGGGGACAATTTCTCTACAGAAatgattttctaaattgattgaaatttcatcttaTTCTAATTATtcgaaattacttttttatcgGCTAACAAACCGAGTTAATCGTCTGCATTTGAGCCCAGCGCACT
The nucleotide sequence above comes from Cloeon dipterum chromosome X, ieCloDipt1.1, whole genome shotgun sequence. Encoded proteins:
- the LOC135945042 gene encoding SRSF protein kinase 2-like isoform X6, coding for MRTPLRSEPWKSTEKTDEDEDVIHNSEDDEQEDPKDYCKGGYHPVSIGDLFHGRYHVVRKLGWGHFSTVWLCWDLIAKQFVALKVVKSASHYTETALDEIKLLKCADEVSVSSQVRDSDASDPKKDKTVALLDDFKISGVNGTHVCMVFEVLGSNLLKLIIRSNYQGIPLPNVKAIIRQVLEGLDYLHTKCRIIHTDIKPENILLCVSHSYIQKLASDATQWQKMGLKLPGSLVCTAPTLKEEKLSVSAVSVVESGMLTPPARLPFQRATLRRKKLKRRPKGQCSLVEQEMRGTGSEGDCESDNGGISDRLSDRSSSALGALTSWELPSERLLSSSISAGAIISSVRSLIQGSSDSSDGRKLKNFIGLENRRSFAEMEHAEVVACAPNQENPAELCNGHATARERIPLNRSESQAMEDTKLPNTLLPEGHTDNTFRRVASCPDHRSHIIAHPDPAFEACDVRVKIADLGNACWVDHHFTEDIQTRQYRSLEVLLGSGYSTPADIWSTACMAFELVTGDFLFEPHSGDDYSRDEDHLAHIMELLGIIPEHIIFGGKYSREFFNKKGDLRHITKLKPWRLLDVLTEKYEWDQSAAQQFASFLLPMLAFDPDERATAAECLRHPWLLDSS
- the LOC135945042 gene encoding SRSF protein kinase 3-like isoform X3: MSGWCGARGRGARVSGLGHARGSEAVPPPTTERLAGRQASSVSNPGSSRGGGHSCQMEGERWSDGSPRLPRPQWPPRRRLPAVRGLPPGLSPPPAASSLLKPPPRPWLKDVKSHSYPPPTAGAAPAGAAGARGRAARVSRAIASGQRSEPWKSTEKTDEDEDVIHNSEDDEQEDPKDYCKGGYHPVSIGDLFHGRYHVVRKLGWGHFSTVWLCWDLIAKQFVALKVVKSASHYTETALDEIKLLKCVRDSDASDPKKDKTVALLDDFKISGVNGTHVCMVFEVLGSNLLKLIIRSNYQGIPLPNVKAIIRQVLEGLDYLHTKCRIIHTDIKPENILLCVSHSYIQKLASDATQWQKMGLKLPGSLVCTAPTLKEEKLSVSAVSVVESGMLTPPARLPFQRATLRRKKLKRRPKGQCSLVEQEMRGTGSEGDCESDNGGISDRLSDRSSSALGALTSWELPSERLLSSSISAGAIISSVRSLIQGSSDSSDGRKLKNFIGLENRRSFAEMEHAEVVACAPNQENPAELCNGHATARERIPLNRSESQAMEDTKLPNTLLPEGHTDNTFRRVASCPDHRSHIIAHPDPAFEACDVRVKIADLGNACWVDHHFTEDIQTRQYRSLEVLLGSGYSTPADIWSTACMAFELVTGDFLFEPHSGDDYSRDEDHLAHIMELLGIIPEHIIFGGKYSREFFNKKGDLRHITKLKPWRLLDVLTEKYEWDQSAAQQFASFLLPMLAFDPDERATAAECLRHPWLLDSS
- the LOC135945042 gene encoding SRSF protein kinase 2-like isoform X5 — its product is MLQFYLMLSLLVYLAICALFRKERSEPWKSTEKTDEDEDVIHNSEDDEQEDPKDYCKGGYHPVSIGDLFHGRYHVVRKLGWGHFSTVWLCWDLIAKQFVALKVVKSASHYTETALDEIKLLKCADEVSVSSQVRDSDASDPKKDKTVALLDDFKISGVNGTHVCMVFEVLGSNLLKLIIRSNYQGIPLPNVKAIIRQVLEGLDYLHTKCRIIHTDIKPENILLCVSHSYIQKLASDATQWQKMGLKLPGSLVCTAPTLKEEKLSVSAVSVVESGMLTPPARLPFQRATLRRKKLKRRPKGQCSLVEQEMRGTGSEGDCESDNGGISDRLSDRSSSALGALTSWELPSERLLSSSISAGAIISSVRSLIQGSSDSSDGRKLKNFIGLENRRSFAEMEHAEVVACAPNQENPAELCNGHATARERIPLNRSESQAMEDTKLPNTLLPEGHTDNTFRRVASCPDHRSHIIAHPDPAFEACDVRVKIADLGNACWVDHHFTEDIQTRQYRSLEVLLGSGYSTPADIWSTACMAFELVTGDFLFEPHSGDDYSRDEDHLAHIMELLGIIPEHIIFGGKYSREFFNKKGDLRHITKLKPWRLLDVLTEKYEWDQSAAQQFASFLLPMLAFDPDERATAAECLRHPWLLDSS